A region from the Paenarthrobacter aurescens genome encodes:
- the tilS gene encoding tRNA lysidine(34) synthetase TilS, with protein MQNALASAGYPSHVLVACSGGPDSLALAAIASYFARRGHVDGHPVSVAGVVVDHQLQEGSAEVASRTAAMLRELGLSPVEVRTVEVAATGFGPEAAARDARHAALETAADQLGCDAILLGHTLDDQAEQVLLGLARGSGTRSLAGMRPVRGRLLRPFLGLRRQETLEICRVEELSPWHDPSNSDPAFARSRTRVEVMPVLEEKLGPGVAESLARTAAILQQDADFLEELASETYLSLVQPMEGGIWLPEDAVRELPAALRFRVIAKAAADVGGQQPGYGRLHAAEALLRRQGSAGPVELPGHVSVFRLSLSDLEQERAVPAGAAADSVPRQASPCGKLVFRHQKPSQQ; from the coding sequence TTGCAGAACGCCTTGGCCTCCGCCGGGTACCCCTCGCATGTCCTGGTGGCCTGCAGCGGAGGGCCTGATTCGTTGGCATTGGCAGCCATAGCCTCCTATTTCGCCAGGCGGGGTCATGTGGACGGCCATCCGGTTTCCGTTGCCGGAGTGGTGGTGGATCATCAGCTGCAGGAGGGCTCAGCCGAAGTCGCGTCCCGAACCGCCGCAATGCTGCGTGAACTGGGCCTGTCTCCGGTGGAGGTACGCACTGTGGAAGTCGCCGCCACGGGTTTTGGGCCGGAGGCTGCGGCCAGGGATGCCCGTCATGCGGCGTTGGAAACGGCTGCGGACCAGCTCGGATGCGATGCGATCCTGCTCGGCCACACCCTTGACGACCAAGCCGAGCAGGTACTTCTGGGCTTGGCCCGTGGATCCGGAACGCGCTCACTGGCTGGTATGCGGCCCGTTCGCGGACGCCTGCTCCGGCCCTTCCTTGGCCTTCGTCGCCAGGAAACCCTGGAAATCTGCCGGGTGGAGGAGCTCTCTCCCTGGCACGATCCCAGTAATTCAGATCCCGCGTTCGCCAGGTCCCGGACACGTGTTGAAGTCATGCCCGTGTTGGAAGAAAAGCTCGGCCCCGGAGTTGCAGAGTCACTTGCCAGGACGGCCGCAATCCTGCAGCAGGACGCCGACTTCCTTGAAGAACTCGCCAGCGAGACCTATCTCTCACTGGTCCAGCCCATGGAGGGCGGCATCTGGCTACCGGAGGACGCCGTCCGCGAGCTGCCCGCAGCGCTGAGGTTCCGTGTCATCGCCAAAGCAGCGGCCGACGTCGGAGGTCAACAACCCGGCTACGGGCGCCTCCACGCTGCGGAAGCGCTGCTGCGGCGGCAAGGCTCCGCGGGTCCCGTTGAGCTTCCCGGCCACGTCAGTGTGTTCCGTTTATCCCTCAGTGATCTGGAGCAGGAACGTGCTGTTCCGGCGGGCGCTGCCGCTGACAGCGTTCCCCGACAGGCCTCCCCCTGTGGGAAGCTAGTATTCCGGCATCAGAAACCGTCCCAACAGTAG
- the hpt gene encoding hypoxanthine phosphoribosyltransferase, producing the protein MDSNDVQADLKHVLYTKEQIQTRIAELAAQIDKDYEGRDILIVGVLKGAVMVMADLARALHSHVSMDWMAVSSYGSGTQSSGVVRILKDLDTDLMGKDVLIVEDIIDSGLTLSWLKSNLESRGTASVEICTAFRKPTAAKVEIDVKYVGYDIPNEFVVGYGLDYAEKYRNLDFVGTLAPHVYE; encoded by the coding sequence GTGGATTCAAACGACGTCCAGGCAGATCTCAAGCACGTTCTTTACACCAAAGAGCAAATCCAGACGCGTATCGCGGAACTTGCGGCGCAGATCGACAAAGACTACGAAGGCCGCGACATCCTCATTGTCGGTGTCCTTAAGGGTGCGGTCATGGTCATGGCTGACCTGGCACGTGCCCTGCACAGCCACGTCAGCATGGACTGGATGGCTGTTTCGTCCTACGGGTCCGGTACCCAGTCCTCCGGTGTTGTCCGGATCCTCAAGGACCTCGACACCGACCTCATGGGCAAGGATGTCCTGATTGTGGAGGACATCATCGACTCCGGCCTGACCCTGTCCTGGCTTAAGTCCAACCTTGAATCCCGTGGCACGGCGAGCGTCGAAATTTGCACGGCTTTCCGCAAGCCCACCGCCGCCAAGGTGGAAATCGACGTCAAGTACGTCGGCTACGACATCCCCAACGAATTCGTTGTGGGCTACGGCCTCGACTACGCCGAGAAGTACCGCAACCTGGACTTCGTGGGCACCTTGGCCCCGCACGTTTACGAGTAA